A DNA window from Brassica napus cultivar Da-Ae chromosome C1, Da-Ae, whole genome shotgun sequence contains the following coding sequences:
- the LOC106375046 gene encoding F-box/kelch-repeat protein At3g17530-like: MVMITDLPFDLEKKILALVPKESRPQWQTTCKRWYAVRQDLLAKKHLAQTGREFILLLNTSVFSTTINLQGVHNNVDPAMEFGGKLGSLQDSNDLQIDSIFYCKGLVLCNMVKKQRLLVCNPSNRETRYVKPRSNGSCEYVLGYKGSKSSCVNSYKILRYCRYFDMQMRRTVSEFELYDFMSDSWRVLDVDEHDAYISARGVSVKGNTYWVAKRYGNQFILSFDFTREKFGFLPLPYESAGPGVSVDYGHKDTAVLSVVRDEQLSVLHQYLHLFSFEMKIWVSNMIGTKKVSWGQFLVVDVVLLNVVSFVVDEEHKVAVCCSTDKDDGDEEGTSIFVIGENIQRHVYDEEVTIDGSWPHLMNYVPSPVHVVRKSTRKSKRKRIARRHQPEEGTSARSVEETKVTPKAKPKAYRSF, translated from the exons atggtgatgatAACCGACCTTCCATTTGATCTGGAAAAGAAGATACTCGCCCTTGTTCCGAAAGAGTCTCGACCACAATGGCAAACTACCTGCAAGAGATGGTACGCTGTACGCCAAGATCTACTCGCCAAGAAACACTTGGCTCAAACAGGAAGAGAGTTCATCTTATTGTTGAATACTAGTGTTTTTTCAACAACCATCAACCTCCAGGGAGTCCATAACAACGTTGATCCGGCCATGGAGTTCGGAGGTAAACTTGGATCTTTACAAGATTCAAATGATTTACAAATAGATAGTATTTTCTACTGCAAGGGGTTGGTGCTATGCAATATGGTGAAAAAACAAAGGCTCCTGGTTTGCAACCCTAGTAACCGTGAAACTAGGTATGTCAAACCTAGAAGTAATGGCAGTTGCGAATATGTTCTTGGATACAAAGGCAGCAAGTCTTCTTGTGTTAATAGCTACAAGATCTTGAGGTATTGTCGTTATTTCGACATGCAAATGAGGCGTACGGTTTCCGAGTTTGAACTGTATGACTTTATGTCTGACTCATGGAGGGTGTTAGATGTGGATGAGCATGATGCGTACATATCAGCTCGCGGCGTGTCTGTGAAGGGAAACACTTACTGGGTTGCTAAAAGATATGGCAACCAGTTCATACTCAGTTTTGATTTCACAAGAGAGAAATTTGGGTTTCTCCCTCTTCCGTATGAGAGTGCTGGTCCTGGTGTTTCAGTGGATTATGGGCATAAAGATACCGCTGTTCTGTCAGTTGTTAGAGACGAACAACTCTCGGTGTTACATCAGTATCttcatttgttttcatttgaGATGAAGATATGGGTGAGCAACATGATTGGCACCAAAAAGGTGTCGTGGGGCCAGTTCTTGGTAGTGGACGTAGTGTTGTTAAATGTTGTCAGCTTCGTGGTTGACGAGGAGCATAAAGTGGCAGTGTGTTGTAGTACAGACAAGGATGATGGTGACGAAGAGGGTACCAGCATTTTCGTTATTGGAGAGAATATACAGAGACATGTTTATGATGAAGAAGTGACAATAGATGGATCATGGCCACATCTCATGAATTACGTTCCAAGCCCGGTTCACGTTGTGAGGAAGAGTACGCGCAAAAGCAAAAGGAAACGAATTGCAAGGAG GCATCAACCGGAGGAGGGCACATCGGCAAGAAGCGTTGAGGAAACAAAAGTGACACCCAAAGCAAAACCTAAAGCATATCGAAGTTTCTAG
- the LOC106375047 gene encoding uncharacterized protein LOC106375047 — MPTLQGSLPPELANNVVRLYRECLRRATFIGKQQHNTELVVGMVRQQFKKHMNETDPEKIQKLKDDAARGLINHMLFESAKLTGRKVSQRS; from the exons ATGCCGACTCTACAAGGCTCTTTGCCTCCTGAGCTCGCTAACAATGTGGTTAGG TTGTACCGTGAATGTCTTCGTAGAGCTACATTCATTGGTAAGCAG CAACACAACACTGAGCTGGTGGTTGGTATGGTGAGGCAGCAATTTAAAAAGCACATGAATGAGACAGACCCCGAGAAGATTCAGAAGTTAAAGGATGA TGCTGCTCGGGGACTCATCAATCACATGTTGTTTGAGTCAGCGAAGCTAACAGGACGCAAGGTTAGCCAGAGATCGTGA